A single Triticum dicoccoides isolate Atlit2015 ecotype Zavitan chromosome 2A, WEW_v2.0, whole genome shotgun sequence DNA region contains:
- the LOC119353202 gene encoding transcription factor MYB2-like, protein MACDQRGMRGEETAAGEEEMLRRGPWTVEEDVLLANYIAANGEGRWNALARRAGLKRTGKSCRLRWLNYLRPDLRRGGMTAEEQLLVLELHARWGNRWSKIAQHLPGRTDNEIKNYWRTRVQRHAKQLRCDVGSQRFRDLVRGLWIPRLLERIHAANSSGEGDVIAQATAAALPVAADGRCWAVDDVFDLGPGAAAADVELSCTTALSSSSSVSTDGCGVQPLPPPAPMVATAESAHGSVVSSAAMHDTALWQPPQTHGGLMMTQEQQHHQRAESQLLGAETWWSDQTSLHAGLYADVGFPELEFGGETMWGACADDLWCTDMLGL, encoded by the coding sequence ATGGCGTGTGATCAGCGGGGGATGAGAGGCGAGGAGacggcggcgggggaggaggagatgcTCCGGCGCGGGCCGTGGACGGTGGAGGAGGACGTGCTCCTCGCCAACTACATCGCCGCCAACGGCGAAGGCCGGTGGAACGCGCTGGCCCGGCGCGCGGGGCTGAAGCGCACCGGCAAGAGCTGCCGCCTGCGGTGGCTCAACTACCTGCGGCCGGACCTGCGGCGCGGCGGCATGACGGCGGAGGAGCagctgctcgtcctcgagctgcaCGCGCGGTGGGGCAACCGGTGGTCCAAGATCGCGCAGCACCTCCCCGGCCGCACCGACAACGAGATCAAGAACTACTGGCGGACGCGGGTGCAGCGCCACGCCAAGCAGCTGCGGTGCGACGTCGGCAGCCAGCGGTTCAGGGACCTCGTGCGCGGCCTCTGGATCCCCCGCCTCCTGGAGCGCATCCACGCCGCCAACAGCTCCGGCGAAGGGGACGTGATAGCGCAGGCCACGGCGGCCGCGCTGCCGGTCGCGGCCGACGGGCGGTGCTGGGCCGTCGACGACGTGTTCGACCTCGGCCCGGGCGCCGCGGCGGCCGACGTGGAGCTTTCCTGCACCACCGccctgtcgtcgtcgtcgtccgtgtCCACGGACGGCTGCGGCGTGCAGCCCCTGCCCCCGCCGGCGCCCATGGTGGCTACCGCCGAGAGCGCGCACGGAAGCGTCGTCAGCAGCGCTGCCATGCACGACACGGCGCTCTGGCAGCCGCCGCAGACGCACGGCGGCCTCATGATGACCCAAGAACAACAGCACCACCAACGGGCAGAGTCGCAGCTGCTTGGAGCCGAGACGTGGTGGTCCGACCAGACCTCGCTCCACGCGGGGCTGTACGCCGACGTGGGCTTCCCGGAGCTGGAGTTCGGCGGCGAGACCATGTGGGGCGCCTGCGCCGATGACCTGTGGTGCACGGACATGCTGGGGCTGTGA